From the genome of Anopheles funestus chromosome 2RL, idAnoFuneDA-416_04, whole genome shotgun sequence:
ACGAACGACGTGTTCCTTTCCAGCCTGGCCATCGGTAGTGCCTCCGTTGGAGGAAAGGTTAGAAAAGGAAACCCGGACCCATTGTCAAGTACCTTTCCTTTCGAACAGAACAGAAACACTGCCAACACGCTGTTTGTCAACAGAAGCGTCACGAACGAAAGGTTTTTGCCACACTTCGCGTTGCatgtaaacatattttttatctgCGCCCATTGGTTGATACAGTTTGTTGCAAATAGTACAGTTTAACGTGTGAAGTTGTCGGATTTTGTTTGCGTTGCAAGGAATAGAGTTGTGCCGGTTTTTGGGTTGCTTTTTAGCATCATTAAGGTGAGCATAGAAGGTTCTGTTACGGCGTAGAATGGAATGGTAActcgtgtgtatgttttgtgtgaaaattagACCCATCGTGGGAAAATGGATTTAAAACTGAAAGTATGAAGGAATGTACTCAAAAGGAATAGCATAAAATCAATGCGGATGTGTATTTCTATCAACAAGTTTTAcccctaaatgtaggcaatgTTATGCACGTTCACGGAGGTGTGCGATTGATACAGTGATGTGCATAGGAATTGGCACAGGTCATGAACATTATGTAGTATTGAATATTAGGaatattatataaattaaaaagtgaaacaaattttaacgCAACATGGTATATAGTGTTTCAATTTGTAATtgtataaatttaccaatcatttccttttttcttatgtGACTTCAACAAAGTAAATTGTCCAAAAGTGCAGTTGCCGGCAGATAAGCTAGATTCACACTAAGAGTCTGCGCACATTCATAAACTTACATATTTGGACCAAATTTGAAGCAATATTAAGTGTTTAACTTGATAAAACTTACTTtctacaataaaatatttgtataatACAGATACAGCACAACATAAGCATCACGCTCAGACaatatgcaaatgaaaatgtgtTGTTCCAGACATTATGTTCGTAGGTACAGGTGCGTGTATTTGTGGCTCTTAATTATTGGCGCAGCCTCTGACTCGCGCTAAGCTTACATCAGACGATCGGTGTAATCAAGAGAGCACGCAAGATCATAGCACAAGAGAGCCCTTTAGCGCATATTCAGATGCTCGCAAACGATAGCAACATGGATTTTGTAaaagtaagtttcttttcgtttttttgctcggttagaacggcctggccgtatcaagatttattttaccacgtagccggatactcagtccttgctacgggggggacggtctggatgggatttgaacccggtcctgacGTGTGgtcgggcgccgtttatcacacgCACCACCTTTAGGGCTGCCCGTAAAAGTAAGTTTCATCAGAataacaaaaatgaataacaaaaacaaaaggctaaagtctgaaacacgacccccccccccactcacggtcactcatctgcgtgtcaatttttcgtacagggtggttcggagactatgcaatgtggcctgaatttgattttttttacaattactattaaattgtaaggaggttttcgcatagtgaaaagtgatttattcatcgaggaaccaagttccatacgctgtttgtgaaaccgtaaaattttcctcatttttggcccaactttgccccatagctccgccggtatccaagatatcgccaaactttcttctggccatggctagatggcacttgtggctagatttcgtccatgcaccactaatcgctaccatgtctgtggccggagctattcgcgaaagctccaacggatcgccaatctttgacctgtggtcgatagatggcaccaattgctacattttcttcttcgacggccatgccctcaggtgtctgtgtctcgaaacataattaaaaaaacacgcaccgatttcgaaccaccctgcacgaaaaaaagtcactcaaatgagtgcccgtgagtgggggggtcgtgtttcagactttagccccctcaggtgtctgtgtctcgaaacataattaaaaaacacgcaaccgatttcgaaccaccctgcacgaaaaaaagtcactcaaatgagtgcccgtgagtgggggggggggggggtcgtgtttcagactttagccaaacaaaatgttaacGACGATTagtgttgttttaaaaaaaatcttccttcaCAATTCTCATGACTTTGAGCTTTGAGTGCTTTTGCTACAAAATGAGATGATTCTGATTTCTTTCCAAATGAACATCAACAAACATACTTTCAAATCTTTACACAcggagtaatttttttttcctggctATTTTGTATTACTACAACATCGAGAGAGGTCTTGGCCGATACTGCTACCATTCCTTGATTTTACTTACCCTTTataggatagtcagtcctgcgtCTGGGGAACGAACTGGATGGGGTTCGACACCCGATCCTGTCGTGTATGATCGTTGACGTTACCACATAACCCACCGGGCGGTCCAATCTTCGATAAAAATTTACCTAAATTTTACATCGAAACGTAACAATGCCGTGAAGCTGAACGAAACAACAGCGTGCAAACATTGCGCCCGTGTATCGGCCACTTTAGCAAACAGGCCACACATTATATTTACACCGTGCCGCTGCTGTAGAGCGCGTCAATTCGCAACAAACTTCCCAAGTGATCAATCGTCGGACTAAGTTGTCGGCGCTTCGTGGTTTGGTTTagctgtttttattgtttccagTTCTAGTGATATAAAAGTGCACTTACTACAGGATACCTTCAGGACAGTTCCTTGTTGGTTCCAGACATTCGTACACTGGACGTAAAGTGATCGTTTTAAGCATAAGGTACGCAACAGCTAGTGTGATGTGTGATCGTGTATCTGGGGTAACCGGATTTTTGGCCGTGTGTTGTGTCTCGCTGCTGGATTTTCCTGCTGCGCCACATGCCCATCCTGTGTTTGGGTGCTTTGCGAAGATTGGCTTGTCGATATCCCCATTTGCACATTCGTGACCTACACCAATCTGATAGCAAACGCATCTCGCTTGCACATATCGGCTGCTTCGCACGCGGAGTTCATTGAATTGCGCTACCCCTTCTTCGTAGTACCGGCCGTGAGAGaagatgcttttttgttgtacagGGCAGAGCAGACGGTTCCGTTCCGGGTGATTCTGCAGTGCAGACAGGGAAGGCGTATGTGCCGCATACAAGTATCAACGCTTGATAGGCCGGCTAAAATTAGCACACATCCCGTGTTGAGGTCGTCACAAGGCCAATAAATTTCACTGTGCACGAGTTTCGCTTTCCTTTCCAATGCCGAccagaacgaaacgaaagtgtATGTTCTGTGCTCTTGTTCACATTACTTATGGCCTGGCGTCGTGTTCGGTGAATTGCACGCCGGCAATGATGACGTTTCATCTGATCGCAAAGCGCTGGCAAAAGGCCGTTTGAAGGCCACCCCCGATAACATTTAACCCTTGGGTGCAGTATTATTTTTGATAGAATGATCGTTCCTTGCTTTcaataaattatcaatttcCATTCCTAAAGTATGCATTTGTGTGGGGATCCTGCAATATATTACCTAGTTGACATTTTGTAGCAAAGAAACGTGGAAGCGAAGGACGATCTGTACACGGAAGTTAAGCTGCACATAATCGAGTGGAACCAGTTTTTTTCATATCCCCTGTCAAAACTCATCCAATCGGAACGAGCTGCTTGTACAATGGACAGGTCTGTCCGCGCTTGTCTAGCATTGCAATTATCGAGTGAGTTGTGCTAAACTACGTCGCTTTACTACCTTACAATAATAATACACTACATCAACTAAACGTACATTCCTTCCAACGACGTTAAAGATCAAtccaagaaaaacatttttttatgaagcaTTCTGTTTGCTGTTCAGAATGATCAGCAGAATGATCAGTCAGTTGCTTCCACTGCATGCGATGAACatgaaaaacttaaaaaacaaaccgaaaataACCGTCAACCACCGTCAATGGTTGCGtgcggaaggaaaaaaatgcataaagagaaacaaaatcgTTGGACTTTGATCATCGCAGATCAACACACTGGGTAGGTTGGCTGTACAGCTTCCCCttcttttcaagtttttatgTCAACTCCACACGCTACAGAGCGGTTTCCCATTTCAAGAGCCGGTTGTAACCggtaaaaaatcatattttatttttttcaaaagataTGTGGAAGCGTCAATCGGCttgcgtttgtgtgcgtggCACACGCGCGAATCTGTGTCAAATCTAACCGGTGAATGAAAGAGAATGATCGAGAGGGTTAATAACACGGACCGCGTACGAAGCGGGATTTCTTCCCATTCCTAACATGCTgatgttgtttatttcaaGCGATGCGTAGATGGCAACATGCCGGTATATACCCAATTAGGTGTAAACTACACTACGAGAAGTAGTTAAACGATCAGTAAGAATCATTTCAAACTAATCCAATTTCCTTAGGAACTCTTCCTAGTGTTGATTTACCCTAcgcaaaacaatttccattcGCCGGTGATAAGAATGTTGGTCgcaaatattgctttttgaGATGATAACCACAGCTAATCGCTAAACTACTTCCGTCAGCTGAACTgagtttttttcaaaacttctTCCAGAACACTCTACATAGGAGTCTTTTTTGGAACATTGGTCAAATTAGCGACTTCTTCGGGGACTTAACGAATTCCCTTTTGTGGAAACAATACGTCTTCACAGCCTTATCTAATTTGATTGCGAAGTCGTATAGGCCTATACACCGCCCGTAGACGATCGGGGTCCGATAAGAAACTGATAGTGTTCCTCCATGTTTAAGGTGATGCCGCCGTCACTGCCAGTGGCGTACGCTGGTGGGTGTGGGCAGTGTTTTATTGGATCAATCGGACTTTGCACTTGGAACTGGAGGATGGCGTGTGATGGTGGTGTAATTCTATTGATCGTTCTTGAACATTTCATTTCGAGTGTACAAGATATTGAACTCATTGAAAGATATGAATTCGATCAACATTATTCAAAATAGTTTGGTATATGCATGGCTTTCTTTTGATCGTTATCGGcacaaaatatgtttgatgCCTTGAAGAACCTTCTCTCTGTTGAATAATTCTCTATGACTTGAATAACTCCAAGTATCAGCACTGGAATACGTCTTTACCTTTACTAACTAAATGTTAGAAATAATCTTAAAGACGAGAGCAATATAAGAACAGCGGGTTGCGTGGCctcgtaaattaatttacaatatatCAAATGAATCTTCAACAATAAGTTCTCGGTTGAGCGATCACCAATTCTCATAATTCCTACCCATTGAAGGAGCGTTTTTTATGAGACAAAATAATTGTTACTGTCCACAATGAATCAACAAAGAATGTGTAATTCCCCATCACTATTTTTGTTCAgaacacacttacacactaGTTGCACTACCATTTAAAGTATTCTAAGGTACAGCTAactgaacacacacacacttagaatgagaagaaaatgatGCTGCCTTATACCATAGAGAGAATACAACCCTTGAAGAGGTGTAGTAAAGCAAACGGACGTGTATTTACATCGCATGGCATGCAGGGCACATCTCATCGCGCTCATTACCACACAAATGGGAGGCCCTTCTTCAACAGTGTGTCCATTTCATCGAAAACTATTCCCGTTCGCGCTCGATTAAGCACGTGCCATcagcactcttttttttgcatttcagaCACTCAcgttttattgtaatttatgATGAGAAAATCTCCCCTAACGTGCAGAAGAAAAACGTTCGAAAAGATACATTCTTCTAGTGCGAGGGAAAGGCGCGctcgcgcaaaaaaaaaccatcaaagcTTAAAGAACAAgctcaaacaaacagaaacgcCATTCTGCTTCCCGGTAATTGGATGTAGGGTAATTAAAGTATTTTCTTGTTACTCTTCGCCATCGCGATCGTTCATCCTTTTTCTGGGAGTCTGCGGGCTTTGTGGAGTCTTATCATTGTCATTACCCTGTTGCGTTCGGTATGTGTGCTTTTACCGTGGTCTTGTCGTCGATTGAAGAAGACTTCAAACACGACTTCAAGTGTACTTGTCTGtggacactttttttttcattttaacttGAGTTGGACTCTCGAGCAAGTAGTGGCCGCTTGACAGCTTTGATAATGAGATGCTGTGATTGTAGGGCAAAGGTTGAAAAGGTTTTGAGAGGTATTCCCTCCTTCTGTTTGACGACTAAATTTTTACTGTTAGAAATGAACGTGGAAAGCATGGAAAGCGAGCGTTGAAGATTGATAACGTTGGCGCTTTTATTTCCGGTGGCTTTGGGCTGTCATAATTTAGGAAAGCTTTTGCttcacaaaacgaaaacaaaagcgaGTTGGGCAGCAAACGAGTAATAGAATTCCACAACCAACTGGACGTTTGTTTACCTTGCAGAGGGAAACCTTCCATATAAGGGGGagaatgaaacagaaaaaactccCTCCCGCGGCCCCAAGCCATCCCCTGTACACGATCAAAAGGAGAAAGAGAACCTTCCCCAAATGACCATGAAGTCCATGAAGTGCCGGTAAACATCATCAGCGTAAATGAGATTGGCTAGTATGTCCACAATCGGTGTAATCCTTTCGGGTGGAGGTGTGCCAGAAcagttgttttaaaaattcaaatattcatTTCACATACCCTTCCCAATATTTTTCCGAGTGCTCCAACTATACATCCCTTGAAACTGTCAAGACTGCAGGATGATAGGCAAGCAACGAACGTTGTTTTCGCGCCACGTCAACCAAAATTGAACGCCTGAGGAGCATATTAGCTGGAAGAGAAAACAACGAACCTCTGGTCCAAGGTTAGGGTAAACATTTTCAGTAAACATTCCGCCCGCGCGTAGTACGGATCGGATGAACGGGGGCCCACATAAGCCACAAGGTGTTGCATGCGATTTAGTACGAACTGTTTAAGAAATATGTCAAAAGAAGCTGTCCTACATCATCGTCCTTTCTGGCTGCACCTTAAACCTGCTCGCTCCTACGAACGAGATCCCTTTTCTTGACCTCATTTTCCTAGAGACACGATTTTGTTTGCCACATCCTTTCTGGTACGCCTTTTGTCTCGCGCCACAGCTTCGGGGTGGTGACTTTCCCATTTTGAATAATTGaagctgtttgtttgtaaacacACCGAGGTGGCTAAATTTAGCTTCGGGAGAGCATTCTATCTGACCCGCTGGGAAATCCCGTAGCCCTTAAGCGTACGGTTGAATATGCTCTTTAAATCGGTTGAATGTGTATTCGATTTTTCTCCTACTGTTTTGGAAGGTTTCATGCATTGAAACGTGGCCAAAAGCAACACGTGACACACGCAACAGCATTCAAAAACGTAGCAAagcgacagaaaaaaaacttgcacGGACACCAAACGTACGCATTTACGTGCtttaaatgattaaaatgttgcttggtttcgtttcgtcgAGTGTACTGGTTCCGTGTGGTTAAAAATGTATCTTAATAAGGTTGAAAACAATACTGTCTTTAAGCTCCGTTTTCGGTCGCCATTTTGTGGCAAAGTTAAACgataatttttctaatttttcttttatgtttcccATATCTTCTGCAGCGCAATATTTAACACACATATCAGACAACAAGAGGGCACAGCGAGTCCGGGCAAGAATTACCACCGAATGTTCTTCCAGTTTTGAGAAACAAAGCCATCAGTCCTGTCATATCGTAAAAGAGATACAACCCGCGTTGGACCCGCATTTGTACTGTGAGTTGGCAACTTTTTGATACCGAACGTATCAGCTTCTTATCTGACAAAAGTGAGCGTAAAtagttgtacaaaaaaaaaggaagagtgTACACGCTCGATCATCACCGGTTGGAACAGTATCTCATCTGCTGAAGTACCTGACAAAATATCTCATCTGGCAAAATGATGCGTGGTGGACCATTGATTCGTTTGGCGCAAGTTGGACTGTGTCCTGGGGTGACGGCTTCGATTGGCCGACACCAGCGCTACTGGAGTCAGCAATGCGTTCGGCTACTGAGCACCAAGCGTCAGGTGAAATATCTCGAGGATACGATCTTCCCGCCGGAGAATGGGTTCGAGCAGAACTCACTGTACGGCAACAACATTCCGGTACCGCACGTTACCTTGGACCATTACTTGTGGGATCGATTCAGCCAGTGGACCAACAAGCAAGCCGTGGTAAGCAAAACACATCGATCCGTACACCATCCGTACACCATTCCTGATCAAAGCAGGTTCAAAGTACGATCCGGCTCACCCACGGACGGGGATGGTGAAGCTGTCAAGTCGTTAGCCAATTGTTTTATGagataatttatttgcatCCCTCGGGGTGTCCAATGGTTCATCAGTTTGTCTGACCCGAGCGCGGGAAGATGATGCGAACGCGAGAAGTGTACGCGCTATCAGATTGTACTCGGGatgttgtttcttcttcataCATAATATAGTTAAGCGACAGCAAACAGGGGACTAAAGTGCAAGCTGTCTGCCAGACACACACCAGCAGTGGAGAAACATTATCTGCAGTAATTTATACTTTTTGATAGCGCACAAATTCGTCCAAAATATGACATGAGACAGAAGAAGagattgctttttttcggtgCGGCGGGGATTCGCAACGCACAACGAGCGTGTTATCAGTGAAGTACCATTCCGGTACGAACCGGAATAACCCGCCAAATGCCAACGAGTAGGTTAAATGAATGGCCCTCAATCGGGGAGTTTTGATTGCGAATTCGGCATCATTCAGTAAGAGTGATTCTCTTTGGTCAGAACAATCTGGTGATGTTCCAGAGAGGTTCCAAAACTTTTCTACTGACGACTAGAACACTTGACCCATTGACTTGATTTCTACATCCAAACAGCTAGTTTTGCGTAAGCAATCGTTTGTTTGGCGCACTTATCAGCGAACAAGAGCGCTTCATCTATCTTCGACATGATCCTTAAACATTATTGCTAACACTCTACTGTGCCCAATGCTTCATTCACAGGTTTGCGGCATAACCGGACGTAGCTACACCTATGGCACACTGCGCGATCATTGTGCGGCCCTTGCGATTCGATTGCAGCGAAAGCTGAATCTCACATTCGGCAATACGCTTGCCATTTGTCTACCCAACATTCCAGAGTTTCCGCTCGTCACGTTCGGTGCTATCGAGGCCGGTTTGGTGGTAACGACCATAAATCCGATCTACACCGCAGGTATGCCCAAACAACCATCCTTCAATGATAAAGCTTCATCTGTACCGTAGTAGCAAGAAGTAGAACACGATGTACTGAGGCAAGCTGAGTTGTCACACCGGTGTCGATGAGGCTCGACGTGTACCGTACCATTGACTGGGGACCTTAGGCTTTATCAATCACATGCAGCGCGTAGGATTACTACTGTCataccccccaaaaacggtgTGGTTGTAGCCTTAATCGTATCGCAGCATCTCCAACCATTTTTCACACAACGAGGCGCCAATTAGTCACGGTGTGTACGCCACTGTTGCGGCGTTATCGATCATTAATTGAATGTTGTTCGCTTATCAAGCGTGGGGGAGGCTTTCCGAACAGAACGGATCACTTCCTTCTTGTCACAATCGTGCAGAAAATAGGCCAGTCATTGCTTATCGCTATTTTATGTGCGTTTACAAACCAACCAAATGGAGCCAACGAACCAGTATCGATTGCTTTCCGATTTGGTCCAGTTTCCCAGGATCTTGTGGGCAATCATACATGAGTTGTAAATTATACCAATTGCCCGCGATAAGGGcctttccctctttttttttggggtggggaaGTTCAATGTTTAGTGATTCAGCCGGTGATATGCCAGCGTTTCTTAGGCTGCCACATGCGTGAAAAGAGATAACATTCATCTGTCGTCAACAATCGATCAGTTCCTTACAACCGATTGCTAATCTCCTTGTACAATGTCCACTGGGCGTTTGTTCTTGTGCTGCTTGCAGAGGAAATTTCCCGACAGCTGCTGGACAGTGATGCAAAGATACTGATCGGGCTGGCTTCCAACTATGCAGTATTAAAAGAGGCAGCAGAGCAGGCAAAGCGTGACATACCGATCGTCTGCATCCGATGCACTAACGATGAGAGTCTGCCTGCCGGTGCCATTGATTTTAACGAGCTCGCTAATCCCAAAGGTAAGATACCGTTTTCTTTCCGTGCCAGACGTCTAACCGTGCAATTTGTCATCCTAACAGGTATTCACTACAGTGAGCTTCGCCAGCATGATCGCACGGCGGACGATATCGTCTTCCTGCCGTATTCCTCCGGTACTACCGGTCTACCGAAAGGGGTCGAGTTGACGCATCTTAACGTCGTATCTAACAGTGAAATGCTTGGCGCGAAGGCTGGCACTGGTACGGTCGTGCTGCCAACCACTGACACCTTCCAGGATGTGCTGCCATGTGTGCTTCCGTTCTTCCACATCTACGGCTTGACGGTGACGATGATCTCGAAGCTGCAGCAGGGCTGCAAGCTGGTAACCTTGCCCAACTTCAAACCAGACACGTTCCTTAATGCTCTTGCCGAACACAAGGGCACGGTATTGCATCTCGTACCACCGATAAGTGAGTGTGACTGAAAATATccgctcgctttgtgccttTTTATAACctgtgaaattgttttcctttttccacagTCATATTCCTCGGACACCATGAAGGCGTTAAGCCACAGCATACGAAATCCATCCGGAATGTGTTCTCCGGAGCCGCACCGATGGGAACGCCAGATGCGGAACGCTTTACCGCACGGGCACCGAATGCAGAGTTCATTCAGGGCTACGGATTAACCGAGACTGCTCCGGTTGTGTTGATGGGTGCGCTTGGTTCACGTAACTACGCCTCGGTCGGCTCACCGTGTCCACGcacccaggcaaagattgtcGATTTGAACGATCCCACCAACACTGCGCTCGGACCGAACCTGTCCGGTGAGCTGCTGGTGCGTGGTCCGCAAGTGATGAAGGGTTACCACAACAATCGCAAGGCAACGGACGAAATGATCGTCGAGGGTGGTTGGTTGCGCACGGGTGATATTGCTCACTACGATGACAATCTGCAGTTCTACATCACCGACCGGTTGAAGGAACTGATCAAGGTGAAGGGCTTCCAGGTGCCACCGGCTGAGCTGGAGGAGCTGTTGCGATCGCACGAATCCGTGGCCGATGCGGCGGTTGTCGGAATGCCGCATCCTGTCGCCGGAGAAGTACCGCGTGCATTTATCGTGGCAAAACCGGGCGCGCGGGTAACGGAAGACGCACTCAAGGAGTTTATCGCAGAAAAAGTGGCCGTGTACAAGCGGCTCGAGGGAGGTGTCACCTTCCTGGACAGTATTCCGAAGAACGCATCTGGCAAGATCTTGCGGCGGCAGCTCAAACTGGAGCACTGCTCATAGGAAATGTGTGGGAATGATGAAGCGACCCGATATTACCCGACCAAGTAAGGAGGGCAGACcactatttctttttaaaaacaaatctcatACCATCTAGCTCGAAGGAGGATGACCCCCCGAGGGTGGGGGACGTCCGTAAGGAGGTGTGTATCGTTGAAGATCATTTATCAACTATTTTCTCCACAGACTGTTTAGATTGATAGGGTAACTAAGGTGTGGTGGCATTTACCGATGAAGCCACATGGTTTCTGTGTGtgatgtatgtttttgttttaggaCGTTAAAACGTTGTTTTAGATTGTGTTTAGCGTATCGTTTCCTGCAAACTTCTTCGAGCACGGTAGagcacaaagcaaaaaagtacACTTGAAACAGGAAGGCGTATCCTTAAGAAAGAGAccgtttttttacaatataaAATATACTAAAACTTTGCAAATTCTTACCAAATGAACGCGATGAAGTTTGCCTgtaaagaatttttgttttgtcgaaTGTAACTCTTTTCTTGCAGGACTGTAGCCGTGCACGATGACAAAGACAGTAATGGCGAGAGTATTCAAactaaattttataatttaattttttaactattCCATTTTCACCTTTCCCCATTTAACTAATAGTGTCATTTGTTTTCCGACACACGATAGATACGATAGGTGGGAGCAGGGTTACTATTCGCATAATCTAACGATTCAATACATGATGAGCAGAAAATACCTATAAACACTGTgtgaaaaatagaacaaaatcaaagtaaataaataataaacaaaaaaaccgacccCCTCCCGCTTTCATCGTACCAACGCGTGCATTGGAAaagaatgtgtaaaaaaagagacaataacaacaacaaaaaaggtagcAAATAAACAATCTAATCGTAAACGATATCGTTATCGATtcgatgggaagaaaaaaaagaagtgtcCTACTAACTAACGGCAGTGGAGCTAAACGTTTGTCTTTGTACCAGTTCCCTAAACACGCCTCCATCGGTAGCGATCAGTTCCGCGTAATTGCCATGCTCCACGATTTGACCGTCCTGCAGCACAGCAATGTTGGTCGCATTGCGGATCGTGCTGAGCCGATGTGCGATCGTTAGTACGGTACGGTTTTTGGTAAGCTTTTCCAGCGCGTTCTGTATCAATTCTTCCGATACCGCATCCAGTGCGCTAGTTGCCTCATCGAGAATGAGTATTTTTGGGTTCTATTTGAAAGAGTTTGCAACGCGGATTATAAGTGGAATAAATGTATCGTGAGCGAGAGAAGTTCATTCACTGCTCACTACTCACCCGAATGATTGCACGTGCGATGGCTACACGTTGCTTCTGACCACCGCTTAACATGACACCCCGTTGTCCAACGAGCGTATTGAGACCGTCGGGGAAGTTTCGTACAAACTCGTCTACGTGCGCTTCCCGCACGACACGCTGAAAGCTACTTTCGGATATTTTTTCTCCCATATTCAAACCGTACAGAATGTTTTCCCGAATGCTGCCACTGAATAGTACCGGTTCCTTTGAAGAGGCAAGAAAGAAACGTTTAATCTATTAGTTCGTTTGTTGCGATGGGAAGTGAGAGAGAGTGGAATTTACCTGATTAACTGCACCGATATGACGACGTAGTGAGGATGAGTTCAAGTCTCGCAGATCGGTGCCATCTAACCGTACTGATCCTTGTTGCGGATCATAAAGCCTAaaggaaaatgtggaaaaataaaaaaaattatatacaaattttgaaataactAATGGCGATGCACTCTTAATATGTTTTAACAAGTTTGCTGGCAAGTTACGGACAAGATGGGAACACTATTTGCTGACACCGGGAGCAATGGCAAACGAGAGATTTCAACACGGCAAACAACGAACGTCTTAAATAACGAAGAAATGatatacagggtttttctattcagtttagactagccgcacactttttcctgctctgcgCACTTGATTTTTAACGCAGgtaggcaaacaaacatgctACTTGCTAATGATCAAGTGcgtaggaaaaagtgtgcggctagtctaaactgaatagaaaaaccctgtaaggtTTCTTGTAGCAAGAACTTAAATTAGGACCTTACGAGATATCATGGTGAGACCAGAGAAACTAAGGATTTCAACACTGCAAGCAACGAACGTCTTAAATAACGAAGAAATGATAAATTGTTTCTTGTAGCAAGAAGTTAAATCAAGACCCTACAAGATGTCATGACCATGCAGCTGTATCGGAAACATCTAAAGTGCACGAACATAATAgctttaggaaattttcaaatttttatattttttttatttttcatagttttttattctttttttttatttaaagcataatttgagtgaaaagaaatttatttcaatcaattagcattaaaataaatcaatttataaaatttggcaaaattactcaaaaaaaggca
Proteins encoded in this window:
- the LOC125765890 gene encoding uncharacterized protein LOC125765890, with protein sequence MMRGGPLIRLAQVGLCPGVTASIGRHQRYWSQQCVRLLSTKRQVKYLEDTIFPPENGFEQNSLYGNNIPVPHVTLDHYLWDRFSQWTNKQAVVCGITGRSYTYGTLRDHCAALAIRLQRKLNLTFGNTLAICLPNIPEFPLVTFGAIEAGLVVTTINPIYTAEEISRQLLDSDAKILIGLASNYAVLKEAAEQAKRDIPIVCIRCTNDESLPAGAIDFNELANPKGIHYSELRQHDRTADDIVFLPYSSGTTGLPKGVELTHLNVVSNSEMLGAKAGTGTVVLPTTDTFQDVLPCVLPFFHIYGLTVTMISKLQQGCKLVTLPNFKPDTFLNALAEHKGTVLHLVPPIIIFLGHHEGVKPQHTKSIRNVFSGAAPMGTPDAERFTARAPNAEFIQGYGLTETAPVVLMGALGSRNYASVGSPCPRTQAKIVDLNDPTNTALGPNLSGELLVRGPQVMKGYHNNRKATDEMIVEGGWLRTGDIAHYDDNLQFYITDRLKELIKVKGFQVPPAELEELLRSHESVADAAVVGMPHPVAGEVPRAFIVAKPGARVTEDALKEFIAEKVAVYKRLEGGVTFLDSIPKNASGKILRRQLKLEHCS